One region of Natronorubrum aibiense genomic DNA includes:
- a CDS encoding DUF5822 domain-containing protein, with protein MPEPVETTTPDGVDYGWVMQVTFVTTIIVGAPIVAVLSANTDLPSWGARAEFAIRVGAPTWFLTAIAVFTYAKRNQA; from the coding sequence GTGCCAGAACCCGTCGAAACAACCACGCCCGACGGCGTCGACTACGGCTGGGTGATGCAGGTCACCTTCGTCACCACGATTATCGTCGGCGCGCCGATCGTCGCTGTCCTCTCGGCGAACACCGACCTCCCGAGCTGGGGCGCTCGAGCCGAGTTCGCGATTCGTGTCGGCGCGCCGACCTGGTTTCTCACGGCCATCGCCGTCTTCACGTACGCGAAACGCAATCAGGCGTAG